The Erigeron canadensis isolate Cc75 chromosome 4, C_canadensis_v1, whole genome shotgun sequence genome window below encodes:
- the LOC122597085 gene encoding uncharacterized protein LOC122597085: protein MNKTFAKVESSEESRLVVEVKALSNQMNERSDNQDNKFRSLERDIKVMADGCDNCGQLHYMEDCPDQLAQDVNYVQNQPQGNFSQNTGYQSQNSGTSYPSSSFNTNNYGYGGNRFSRFNSQQSATVEFRDIVKDFIGAQRATNEQVAEESKKMHSALDAVTTRLDGLTNKLEQNTKSTQATFKDLETKLERLGNSNRQPGTLPSNTQKNPKPQQNNQGSGSKYNLSNARHEQVNAITTRAGNTYNYANPLPDDTTPLVRVETDEVVDDEIEMEPNPAVKTPAVPFKAVEKPTVEKPPVKPYQPKIPFPQRLRKAKIKENYKKFVDLIQNVNITIPLVDVLAGMPNYAKFFKELISDKKKLEEAKTAVMSAECSAMIKNEIPPKLEDLRSFLIYCSFGAILYKALAYLGASINLMPYSVYKKLSLEEEDALEKELMDILDMEDGQALLACNEKDKVLVEEMV from the exons ATGAATAAGACTTTTGCTAAGGTAGAAAGTAGTGAAGAGTCAAGACTAGTTGTTGAGGTCAAAGCACTCTCAAACCAAATGAATGAGAGATCTGACAACCAAGATAACAAGTTCAGAAGTCTTGAAAGAGATATTAAGGTAATGGCAGATGGATGTGACAATTGTGGACAGTTGCATTACATGGAAGATTGCCCGGACCAGCTAGCTCAGGATGTTAATTATGTTCAGAATCAACCACAGGGAAACTTCAGTCAGAACACCGGTTATCAAAGCCAGAATTCAGGTACTTCTTATCCCTCATCTTCTTTTAATACTAACAATTATGGGTATGGTGGCAACAGGTTCAGCAGGTTTAATAGTCAACAGAGCGCGACTGTTGAGTTTAGAGATATTGTGAAGGATTTCATTGGTGCTCAGAGAGCTACAAACGAGCAAGTAGCGGAAGAATCCAAGAAGATGCATTCGGCTTTGGATGCGGTCACTACTCGTTTGGATGGTTTGACGAATAAGTTGGAGCAGAATACTAAGAGCACTCAAGCTACCTTCAAGGATTTGGAAACGAAGCTGGAAAGGCTAGGAAATTCAAATAGGCAGCCCGGTACTCTACCGAGCAATACTCAGAAAAATCCCAAGCCTCAGCAGAATAACCAAGGATCGGGATCAAAGTACAACCTTTCTAATGCTCGACATGAGCAAGTGAATGcgatcacaacaagagcaggtaatACTTATAATTATGCAAATCCGTTACCTGATGATACTACTCCTCTTGTGCGGGTTGAAACTGATGAAGTTgttgatgatgagattgagATGGAGCCGAACCCAGCCGTGAAGACACCGGCCGTTCCATTCAAAGCTGTCGAGAAACCTACTGTTGAGAAGCCACCGGTTAAACCGTATCAACCGAAGATACCATTTCCTCAACGATTGAGGAAGGCAAAGATCAAGGAAAATTACAAGAAATTTGTTGATttgattcaaaatgttaacattactATTCCTTTAGTTGATGTTCTTGCAGGTATGCCAAATTATGCAAAGTTTTTCAAGGAACTCATCTCGGATAAGAAGAAGTTGGAAGAGGCGAAGACGGCAGTCATGAGTGCCGAGTGTTCCGCCATGATCAAGAACGAGATTCCTCCTAAGTTGGAAGACCTAAGGAGTTTTCTTATCTATTGTTCTTTTGGTGCTATATTGTATAAGGCACTAGCCTATCTAGGGGCtagcattaatttgatgccttattcggtttataaaaagttgtctTTAG aagaagaagatgcttTGGAGAAAGAGCTCATGGATATCTTGGACATGGAAGATGGACAAGCATTGCTCGCTTGTAATGAAAAAGATAAAGTGTTAGTTGAAGAGATGGTGTAA
- the LOC122597086 gene encoding uncharacterized protein LOC122597086 gives MTSQQKRKFFSEIRHYFWEDPYLFRMCADGMIRRCVAGAETREILDACHHGPTGGHYGPSVTSKKAVDYVYKWDEAKALPTNDAKVIDFLKKLFSRFGIPKALISDRGTHFANHQLAKVLKRYRVTHRFSTSYHPQTSDQVENTNKALKRILEKTVHDNPKIWAKRLDDALFLQLHELDEMRLQAYDNSMLYKECTKAWHDSKIKRKEFKVGDKVLLFQSKYKLKAPKLKSRWIGPYVVKKSYSSRYMELIGNDETFIVNGHRLKHYYEENEENAEVFKIGFYAINK, from the exons ATGACTTCTCAACAAAAGAGAAAGTTCTTCTCTGAGATACGTCATTATTTTTGGGAAGATCCATATTTGTTTAGAATgtgtgcagatggaatgatcAGGAGATGTGTTGCCGGTGCTGAAACCCGGGAAATTTTGGATGCATGCCACCATGGCCCtaccggtggtcattatggaccgTCTGTGACCAGTAAAAAAG CCGTTGATTATGTGTACAAATGGGACGAGGCTAAAGCCCTTCCGACTAATGATGCTAAAGttattgattttttgaaaaagttgtttagtCGATTTGGTATACCAaaggccttaattagtgatcgcgGGACCCATTTCGCGAATCATCAGCTTGCTAAGGTTTTAAAGAGGTATAGGGTGACCCATAGGTTCTCCACCTCTTATCACCCTCAAACAAGCGACCAAGTGGAAAACACGAATAAGGCTTTGAAAAGGATTCTTGAAAAGACCGTGCATGATAACCCAAAGATTTGGGCCAAGAGGCTTGATGATGCCTT GTTTTTGCAGTTGCACGAGTTGGATGAAATGAGGTTGCAAGCTTATGACAACTCCATGCTATACAAGGAGTGTACAAAAGCTTGGCATGATAGTaagatcaagagaaaggagTTTAAAGTCGGTGACAAGGTGCTTTTGTTCCAATCTAAGTACAAACTTAAAGCACCGAAGCTCAAGTCAAGATGGATAGGGCCGTATGTGGTGAAAAAGAGTTATTCATCTAGATATATGGAGTTGATTGGCAATGATGAGACCTTTATCGTGAATGGACACCGTTTGAAGCATTACTATGaggaaaatgaagaaaatgCGGAAGTGTTCAAAATTGGCTTTTATGCCATCAACAAGTGA